GTGGAAGAATTGACTCTTCTGAAAAATTCCAAATAATCTATTTTGAAAAAATTCATATTGATGATTGGAAAGGCGATAAAATCGATGAAAAGGCAATGATTTCCAAAAGGGCAGACATTTTGTTTGACAGTGGAAAATTTGACAAGTCTGCCATGTGTTATGATGCTGCTTTAAGATTGGATCCTCATGATGTTTATTTGCTAAACAAACAGGGAGATAATTTATCCAGATTAGGTAGGTTTGAGGATGCTATTGAATGTTATGACAAGGCTTTAATGGTGGAGCCTGACAATATCTATATCTTAAATAACAAAGCTATTGCACTTTTAAACTCAGGAAACATTAATGAAGCATTAAAAGTAAGTAATATTGCTTATAATTATCGTCCAAGCAGTCCTGTTGTCCTTTATTGGAGAGGTTTTATTCTAGAGATGCTTGGAAGATATGATAATGCTTTAAGGGTGTATGATAAACTCATAGTTATTGATGGAGACAACCCTGAAGTATGGAACTCTCGTGGAAACCTGTTGACTGATATGGGAATGTTGGAAGAAGCAATTGAATCATTTGACAAAGCAGTTGAAGTCTGTTTGGATGATTCTGAAATGGATGCTGCTGCTATTAATAGAATGGGTAATGCTTACATTGATTTGGGAAAACTTGATGAAGCTTTGGATTGTTTCAATAAGGCTATCTCTTTAGAACCATACAATATTGATTTTTTACTCAATAAAGGAGTGGTTTTAATGGAACTTAGTAATTTTGAAGAAGCTATTGACAGTTTCAACAAAGTATTGCTTAGAAGTCCGGATAATGAAGATGCGTTTTTCCTAAAAGAAGAATGCTTGGAATATCTCTGACTTTGAATTTATTTTTTTTAAAATTTTGTTAACTAACAACCGTTAGTTTTATATTGTTTAACTAACAATTGTTAGTTATGGGAGAAAAAACTACTAAGGAAAAGATATTTGATGTATCATTGGAGTTGTTTTCACAAAAAGGATTTAACAACACTTCAGTCAGGGAAATAGCTCGTGAAGTTGGAATCAAGGAAAGTTCTATTTATAATCATTATTCATCAAAACAGGCTATTATGAATGATATTCTAGGGACATTTTCTACTTATTTTGATAATGCTGGTGACGTTGGAAATCCTGGAATGGAAGCTCTCCTGGAATCAAATCCTACAATGTTTTATCAGATGGGTTCAAGGATCTTTAGGGAACAGTTGAGAAATGAAAAAATAATGAAGATTTTCAGATTCCTGTTTATTCAAATGTATCAGGATGAAAAAGTTGCCGAATTTTTCCATAAACATATATTGGAAGAACCATTGGAATTCTGGACTTCCATTTTTGTTAAATTCATTGAAATGGAGATTATTAAAGAAGACTGTGATCCGGTAATGT
This is a stretch of genomic DNA from Methanobrevibacter sp.. It encodes these proteins:
- a CDS encoding tetratricopeptide repeat protein, which translates into the protein MPILSFSSNDIDVITGKKTRTIRKAWKTPLKVGDRLYCYWNLVSKEKMKIFEAFVTKIEDISFDELEGNDELARQEGFKDSKDMLKEFKKMYGGRIDSSEKFQIIYFEKIHIDDWKGDKIDEKAMISKRADILFDSGKFDKSAMCYDAALRLDPHDVYLLNKQGDNLSRLGRFEDAIECYDKALMVEPDNIYILNNKAIALLNSGNINEALKVSNIAYNYRPSSPVVLYWRGFILEMLGRYDNALRVYDKLIVIDGDNPEVWNSRGNLLTDMGMLEEAIESFDKAVEVCLDDSEMDAAAINRMGNAYIDLGKLDEALDCFNKAISLEPYNIDFLLNKGVVLMELSNFEEAIDSFNKVLLRSPDNEDAFFLKEECLEYL
- a CDS encoding TetR/AcrR family transcriptional regulator, whose translation is MGEKTTKEKIFDVSLELFSQKGFNNTSVREIAREVGIKESSIYNHYSSKQAIMNDILGTFSTYFDNAGDVGNPGMEALLESNPTMFYQMGSRIFREQLRNEKIMKIFRFLFIQMYQDEKVAEFFHKHILEEPLEFWTSIFVKFIEMEIIKEDCDPVMLAREYYAYPIFLLMEIFIENNSFPDDELDKLFNEAEKHVEFIFDAVRV